Sequence from the Schaalia sp. 19OD2882 genome:
CGTGCAGGTTCCTGTGCGACAGGGATTCCTGCGGATCGTCGACCGGCGCTTCGTCGCCACCGCCCACCGGGCCGGCTTGGCAGTCCACGTGTGGACCGTCAACGACGAGGCCACCATGCGCGAACTCGTCGGCCTCGGAGTCGACGGCATCGTCACCGATCGACCGAGTCTGGCCAAGGACGTCCTGGTGGACATGGGGCTCTGGCGCGAAGTGCCGCCGCCCTCGCGCACGCCCTCGACGTGGACCGCGCCGAAGGACTGAATGGCGCCCGTCCGGGAACACCCGGATCCCTCCCCGAAAGAACCCCGGCCACCGGCCAAGCCTCTTCGCACTGTGCGCACATGTGCGAGGATCGTTACGCACTTCGGACAGACCCCGGCAATCAAGTCACTGGTACTAGGAGGAATCGTGGGCAGTGCGACATCACACGCCGAAAGGGACCGGTCATGGGTGGGCAAGCCGTGGGAGCCGCCCTCGTCCCACCCGGATGGACGCGTTGACAGGATTCAGCGCTGGCGCGGATGGCAGCTGCTGGCCTCCTTTGCCCTCCTCATCGCCGCCCAAGTCATGGGCATCGCCCCCTACTACGCCCTCAAGGGCATCAGGCCCGACGATCCCCTTCTGGCCGCCACCGTCTTCCTGCTGAGCGCTGTGGTGGCCGCCGCCGTTTCCGTCGGCGGTCATGCGCTGATCGTCAAGCATCTCGGTGGGCGGCCCGGCACGGGCTTGGCCGGGCCCGGGAAACTGCGCGAGTTCGGGGCGGGGCTGGGCATGGGCTTCGCGCTGATGACTTTCATGTTCGCAGTGCTGTGGATCCTTGGGGTCTACCGTGTGCACGACATCGGATGGAACCCGGGCATCGTCTCCGGCTTGGCGATCGGCATCGCCGCAGGATTCAACGAGGAAGTCTTCTTCCGCGGCAACCTGCTGAGAATCCTGGACGATTGGATCGGCTCCTGGGGCGCGCTGGCCGTCACGGCGCTCTTCTTCGGTGTCGCCCACATCTTCAACCCGGGCGCCTCGCTCTTCACCAGCCTCGCCTTGGTCCTGGAGGCGGGCATTCTCCTGGGAGCCACCTACTTGCTCACGCGCAGACTGTGGCTGGTGATCGGTCTGCACATCGCATGGAACACCACCATGGCCTCGCTCTTCGGCGGAGTGGTCTCTGGTGCAACCAACGAAGGGGGCCTTTTGACGTCGAGCCTGGAAGGGCCGCAGTGGCTCACCGGTGGGGCAATGGGAGTCGAAGGCTCCGTGGTGGCCATCGCGGTGGCGGGTCTCCTCGGCCTGGTCATCCTCGTCCTGGCGGTGCGCAAGGGCCGGATGCT
This genomic interval carries:
- a CDS encoding CPBP family intramembrane glutamic endopeptidase codes for the protein MGSATSHAERDRSWVGKPWEPPSSHPDGRVDRIQRWRGWQLLASFALLIAAQVMGIAPYYALKGIRPDDPLLAATVFLLSAVVAAAVSVGGHALIVKHLGGRPGTGLAGPGKLREFGAGLGMGFALMTFMFAVLWILGVYRVHDIGWNPGIVSGLAIGIAAGFNEEVFFRGNLLRILDDWIGSWGALAVTALFFGVAHIFNPGASLFTSLALVLEAGILLGATYLLTRRLWLVIGLHIAWNTTMASLFGGVVSGATNEGGLLTSSLEGPQWLTGGAMGVEGSVVAIAVAGLLGLVILVLAVRKGRMLPPTWYHGAARE